A window of Rubricoccus marinus contains these coding sequences:
- a CDS encoding sensor histidine kinase produces the protein MAPEAACGTRFAACTVAWAPLRSRPLPCPPHPAPRRKPSPPSAPFLAEGFTGIGTGPNEYFATRDAMGELFEREKAAMPDPPASFGLTWVDARTLRPDLIAVNCQIRSEVVAGGVTHVIQPRSSYLLERQDGLWRIVHMHFSTPDARHEDGDTLRDALQRRNEALEREVAERTAELERSLADLRAAQGRLIQSEKMASLGELTAGIAHEIKNPLNFVTNFAGLSRELMEELEEETDPEEREAIFADLKTNAAKIEEHGRRADGIVRAMMAHARGGAGHLQTTDVNALAREYADHALHAMKVRHPTFSPILTFDLAADAGSAEMAPQEIGRVLVNLVDNALGAVRQRASGAMAGYAPAVTVSTRRTASGVEIRVADNGPGMAPEVRAKVFEPFFTTKPAGEGTGLGLSLSHDIVAQGHGGSLTVESAQGVGTTFTVRLPLT, from the coding sequence CTGGCGCCAGAGGCCGCCTGCGGAACTCGCTTTGCGGCGTGTACCGTAGCATGGGCGCCTCTCCGATCCCGCCCGCTGCCATGCCCGCCCCATCCCGCGCCGAGGAGGAAGCCATCGCCACCGTCCGCGCCTTTCCTGGCCGAGGGGTTTACCGGGATTGGAACGGGGCCCAACGAGTACTTCGCCACGCGAGACGCCATGGGCGAGCTCTTCGAGCGCGAAAAGGCGGCGATGCCCGATCCGCCGGCGTCGTTTGGCCTGACGTGGGTGGACGCGCGGACGCTCCGGCCCGACTTGATCGCGGTCAACTGCCAGATCCGCTCGGAGGTCGTCGCGGGCGGCGTGACGCACGTGATCCAGCCCCGGAGCTCGTACCTGCTGGAACGTCAGGACGGCCTCTGGCGGATCGTGCACATGCACTTCTCGACGCCGGACGCGCGCCACGAGGATGGGGACACGCTTCGAGACGCGCTCCAGCGCCGGAACGAGGCGCTGGAACGCGAGGTCGCCGAGCGGACCGCCGAGTTGGAGCGGTCGCTCGCAGACCTCAGGGCGGCGCAGGGGCGGCTGATCCAGAGCGAGAAGATGGCCTCACTCGGAGAGCTCACGGCCGGCATCGCGCACGAGATCAAGAACCCGCTCAACTTCGTCACCAACTTCGCCGGCCTCTCGCGGGAGCTCATGGAGGAGTTGGAGGAGGAGACCGACCCGGAGGAGCGCGAAGCGATCTTCGCCGACCTCAAGACCAACGCCGCCAAGATCGAGGAGCACGGCCGCCGCGCCGACGGCATCGTGCGCGCCATGATGGCGCACGCCAGAGGCGGCGCGGGCCACCTCCAGACCACCGACGTCAACGCCCTCGCGCGGGAGTACGCCGACCACGCGCTCCACGCGATGAAGGTGCGCCACCCGACGTTCAGCCCCATCCTCACCTTCGACCTCGCGGCGGACGCCGGGAGCGCGGAGATGGCGCCGCAGGAGATTGGCCGCGTGCTCGTCAACCTCGTCGACAACGCGCTCGGCGCCGTGCGCCAGCGGGCCTCTGGCGCCATGGCGGGCTACGCGCCGGCGGTCACCGTCTCCACGCGCCGGACGGCCTCTGGCGTCGAGATCCGCGTCGCGGACAACGGACCGGGCATGGCGCCAGAGGTGCGCGCCAAGGTGTTCGAGCCGTTTTTCACCACGAAGCCGGCAGGCGAGGGGACCGGCCTCGGGCTCAGCCTGAGCCACGACATCGTTGCGCAGGGGCACGGCGGGTCGCTGACGGTGGAGAGCGCCCAGGGCGTCGGGACGACGTTCACCGTCCGTCTGCCGCTGACCTGA
- a CDS encoding phosphoenolpyruvate carboxylase, whose amino-acid sequence MSDPALSAALDSGLTPSLALRNALAERLVMDVAQERYGAEVTDLAQQLLAQSREKGTDGFDALAKPLAEASVEEIAGLLRTLTAYFHLVNKSEQHEIVRVNRKRAQNATPEAPRRESIADAVHQLKEAGASREQALEWVRSLDIQPTLTAHPTEARRRTVLLHQGEAARLLDALGDDDLTPAERDDAREGLMNRLRLLLATDEVRTNAVTVEDEVRNGLYFVATTIWDVIPSIHRDLRRAFREAYGEEEGGSSQLAVAEAASGARGEDSSNPQSPDPSPSTFGPIVRYRSWIGGDRDGNPYVTPEVTAWTLRAHREDALRLHRRALDEVRLELSVSDRQAEMPDALRESIDADREVVRLDDRRWRQNEHEPIRLKLLLMAAKIDGLLAGDDLDYDARGYRQDLALIADSLHAAGLGPLAENGALADLRVRADAFGFHLAALDLRQHSRLHEESVAALLAHAGVAEDYASLGEAERVEILTQELLTGRPLAREADDLGESAASVLGSMRVAREAGEEALNVYIISMTDAVSDVLEVLLLAKEAGLWRRHADGTVESALDVAPLLETVADLEAGEALLGELFEHPVYAAHLRARGGMQEVMLGYSDSNKDGGYLAANWALHKAQGSVARACAKAGVRLRLFHGRGGTVGRGGGRAGQAIRAIPNEAQTGAIRFTEQGEVISFRYSLRGIAHRHLEQIVHAQLLAVADAARKPEENLPPEVTALMDRLAGRSMETYRAMVDHPDFWPWYLAATPIEHIAGLSIASRPVSRKGAATLDFAGIRAIPWVFAWTQPRMTAPGWFGAGTAFAEALSDGELDTLRGLHDRWLFFRAIVANARRELGRARLPVSRLYNALGEASGASGAPFETVEVEASKTEMALLRVSTMDDLLEDSRAIAATVRYRNPATDVLNLAQLELMRRWRETPEASDDADLRTALFLSINGIAAAMQSTG is encoded by the coding sequence GTGTCCGATCCCGCTCTCTCCGCCGCCCTCGATTCCGGCCTCACGCCCTCCCTCGCGCTCCGCAACGCCCTCGCCGAGCGCCTCGTGATGGATGTCGCGCAGGAACGCTACGGCGCCGAGGTCACCGACCTCGCCCAGCAGCTCCTGGCGCAATCCCGTGAGAAGGGGACGGACGGCTTCGACGCCCTCGCCAAACCCCTGGCGGAGGCGAGCGTGGAAGAGATCGCGGGCCTCTTGCGCACGCTCACGGCGTACTTCCACCTCGTCAACAAGTCGGAGCAGCACGAGATCGTGCGCGTCAACCGGAAGCGAGCGCAGAACGCGACGCCAGAGGCCCCGCGCCGCGAGTCCATCGCGGACGCGGTCCACCAGCTGAAAGAAGCGGGCGCCAGCCGCGAGCAGGCGCTGGAGTGGGTGCGGAGCCTGGACATCCAGCCGACCCTCACGGCGCACCCGACCGAGGCGCGGCGCCGGACGGTCCTGCTCCACCAGGGCGAGGCCGCGCGGCTCTTGGACGCGCTCGGCGACGACGACCTGACGCCGGCCGAACGCGACGACGCCCGCGAGGGGCTCATGAACCGCCTCCGCCTGCTTCTGGCGACCGACGAGGTCCGCACCAACGCCGTCACCGTCGAGGACGAGGTGCGCAACGGCCTCTACTTCGTCGCGACGACGATCTGGGACGTGATCCCGAGCATCCACCGCGACCTCCGCCGCGCCTTCCGCGAGGCCTACGGGGAGGAGGAAGGGGGCAGTAGCCAGTTGGCAGTGGCAGAAGCGGCCTCTGGCGCCAGAGGCGAGGATTCTTCCAATCCCCAGTCCCCAGACCCCAGTCCCTCCACGTTCGGCCCCATCGTGCGCTACCGCTCGTGGATCGGTGGCGACCGCGACGGCAACCCGTACGTCACGCCAGAGGTCACGGCCTGGACCCTCCGCGCGCACCGCGAGGACGCGCTCCGCCTCCACCGCCGCGCGCTCGACGAGGTGCGCCTGGAGCTCAGCGTCAGCGACCGGCAGGCTGAGATGCCCGACGCCCTGCGCGAGTCCATCGACGCCGACCGCGAGGTGGTGCGCTTGGACGACCGCCGCTGGCGCCAGAATGAGCACGAGCCGATCCGGCTCAAGCTGCTCCTCATGGCCGCCAAGATCGACGGGCTTCTGGCGGGCGACGACCTCGACTACGACGCCAGAGGCTACCGGCAGGACCTCGCGCTGATTGCCGACTCGCTCCACGCCGCGGGCCTCGGGCCTCTGGCGGAAAACGGCGCCCTCGCGGATCTGCGCGTCCGCGCCGATGCCTTCGGCTTCCACCTCGCCGCGCTCGACCTCCGGCAGCACAGCCGCCTCCACGAGGAGTCCGTAGCGGCGCTGCTCGCGCACGCGGGTGTCGCGGAGGACTACGCGAGTCTGGGTGAGGCGGAGCGCGTCGAGATCCTGACGCAGGAACTCCTCACCGGCCGGCCTCTGGCGCGAGAGGCCGACGACCTCGGCGAGAGCGCGGCAAGCGTGCTGGGCTCCATGCGCGTGGCGCGAGAGGCCGGCGAGGAGGCGCTCAACGTCTACATCATCTCCATGACCGACGCCGTGAGCGACGTGCTGGAGGTCCTGCTCCTCGCCAAGGAAGCAGGCCTCTGGCGCCGCCACGCCGACGGAACCGTCGAGAGCGCGCTCGACGTGGCGCCGCTGCTCGAAACGGTCGCGGATCTGGAAGCGGGCGAGGCGCTCTTGGGCGAGCTGTTCGAGCACCCCGTCTACGCCGCGCACCTCCGCGCCAGAGGCGGCATGCAGGAGGTCATGCTGGGCTACTCGGACTCCAACAAGGACGGCGGCTACCTCGCGGCGAACTGGGCGCTGCACAAAGCGCAGGGCTCGGTCGCGCGGGCGTGCGCGAAGGCGGGCGTGCGGCTGCGGCTGTTCCACGGACGAGGCGGGACGGTCGGCCGCGGCGGAGGCCGCGCGGGCCAGGCCATCCGCGCGATCCCGAACGAGGCCCAAACGGGCGCGATCCGGTTTACCGAGCAGGGCGAGGTCATCTCGTTCCGCTACTCGCTGCGCGGCATCGCGCACCGGCACTTGGAGCAGATCGTCCACGCCCAGCTCTTGGCTGTGGCCGATGCGGCGCGGAAGCCGGAGGAGAACCTCCCGCCAGAGGTCACCGCGCTCATGGACCGCCTCGCGGGCCGCTCCATGGAGACCTACCGCGCGATGGTGGACCACCCCGACTTCTGGCCGTGGTACCTCGCGGCCACCCCCATCGAGCACATCGCGGGGCTGAGCATCGCGTCCCGGCCCGTCTCGCGGAAGGGTGCCGCGACGCTGGACTTCGCCGGCATCCGCGCCATCCCGTGGGTCTTCGCATGGACCCAACCGCGCATGACCGCGCCCGGCTGGTTCGGCGCCGGGACGGCCTTTGCCGAAGCGCTCTCCGACGGCGAACTCGACACGCTCCGCGGCCTGCACGACCGGTGGTTGTTCTTCCGCGCGATCGTCGCCAACGCCCGCCGCGAGCTGGGCCGCGCGCGGCTCCCCGTCTCGCGCCTCTACAACGCGCTCGGCGAGGCCTCTGGCGCCAGCGGCGCTCCCTTTGAAACGGTCGAAGTGGAGGCGAGCAAGACCGAGATGGCCCTGCTGCGCGTGTCGACGATGGACGACCTCTTAGAAGACAGCCGCGCCATCGCCGCGACCGTCCGCTACCGCAACCCGGCAACCGACGTGCTCAACCTCGCGCAGCTCGAACTCATGCGCCGCTGGCGCGAGACGCCAGAGGCCTCGGACGACGCGGACCTCCGCACGGCGCTGTTCCTGTCCATCAACGGCATCGCCGCGGCCATGCAGAGCACGGGGTAG
- a CDS encoding sensor histidine kinase codes for MPLSQERDVGFCTTLTAASHDGLRVVGSFGLLTLVAYALARLVSAIATGTMMDELAAGFGDVLSDKLFVLAIAAVFLFLARFDLSLRTVRVLMAVFVLTAGVFLVYDDFLRGDFNLTAGWLALLLLLVAGAVPLQPIQTLLLGLGLTAIHTAFAIQPAADGTPFGGEIRRFVFLLLVTFVATAVESALYQGRHAQYRGKRKLERLRHLLTTQNTRLALQARAVENQNARLEDQAEKLEAQQKQLVQQEKMASLGQLTGGIAHELKNPLNFITNFAGLSVELLEEFREEMVEDPSRPVGEALEASGDILDDLSTNAEKIREHGRRADGIIRSMLAHSRSRPGPRRLARINTLLDEYVGLAYHGMRAEHQSFNVEIVRDFDDAVGELAIVPEELGRVFLNVLDNAFAATRKHAEASEEPYEARVRIATQALASGGVEIRVEDNGPGIPPEIRDQIFQPFFTTKPTGEGTGLGLSLSYEIVVNGHSGEFDIEDAPGGGAAFVIRLPHADEQERDDAALAALAAQRR; via the coding sequence ATGCCCTTGTCGCAGGAACGCGATGTCGGGTTCTGCACGACCCTCACGGCCGCCTCTCATGACGGTCTCCGCGTCGTCGGCTCGTTCGGCTTGCTCACTCTTGTCGCCTACGCGCTCGCGCGCCTGGTCTCGGCGATCGCGACGGGCACGATGATGGACGAGCTCGCGGCAGGGTTCGGAGACGTGCTCTCGGACAAGCTGTTCGTGCTCGCCATCGCGGCGGTCTTCCTGTTCCTGGCCCGGTTCGACCTCTCGCTCCGCACCGTGCGCGTGCTCATGGCCGTGTTCGTGCTCACGGCCGGCGTCTTCCTCGTCTACGACGACTTCCTCCGGGGCGACTTCAACCTCACGGCGGGGTGGCTCGCGCTGCTGCTCCTCCTCGTGGCGGGCGCGGTCCCGCTCCAGCCCATCCAGACCCTCCTGCTCGGCCTGGGCCTCACGGCCATCCACACCGCGTTCGCCATCCAGCCCGCCGCAGACGGCACGCCCTTCGGCGGCGAAATCCGGCGGTTCGTGTTCCTCCTCCTCGTCACGTTTGTCGCGACGGCCGTGGAGAGCGCGCTCTACCAAGGGCGCCATGCGCAGTACCGCGGCAAGCGGAAGCTGGAGCGCCTGCGGCACCTCCTCACCACGCAGAACACGCGGCTCGCGCTGCAGGCGCGCGCCGTCGAGAACCAGAACGCGCGGTTGGAGGACCAGGCCGAAAAGCTGGAAGCGCAGCAAAAGCAGCTCGTGCAGCAGGAGAAGATGGCGAGCCTGGGGCAGCTCACCGGCGGCATCGCGCACGAGCTCAAGAACCCCCTCAACTTCATCACCAACTTCGCCGGCCTCTCGGTCGAGCTGTTGGAGGAGTTCCGCGAGGAAATGGTCGAGGACCCGTCCCGGCCCGTCGGGGAAGCGCTCGAAGCGTCCGGCGACATCCTGGATGACCTCTCTACCAACGCCGAGAAGATCCGCGAGCACGGCCGTCGCGCCGACGGCATCATCCGGAGCATGCTCGCGCACTCCCGCTCGCGCCCTGGCCCGCGCCGCCTCGCCCGCATCAACACGCTCCTAGACGAGTACGTCGGCCTGGCGTACCACGGCATGCGCGCCGAGCACCAGTCGTTCAACGTCGAGATCGTGCGCGACTTCGACGACGCCGTGGGCGAACTCGCTATCGTGCCCGAGGAGTTGGGCCGCGTGTTCCTCAACGTGCTGGACAACGCGTTCGCAGCCACGCGCAAGCACGCCGAGGCGTCCGAAGAACCCTACGAGGCCCGCGTACGGATCGCGACCCAGGCGCTGGCCTCTGGCGGCGTGGAGATCCGCGTGGAGGACAACGGGCCCGGCATCCCGCCCGAGATCCGCGACCAGATCTTCCAGCCGTTTTTCACCACCAAGCCGACTGGCGAGGGCACCGGCCTCGGCCTCTCGCTTTCCTACGAGATCGTGGTCAACGGCCACAGCGGCGAGTTCGACATCGAGGACGCGCCCGGCGGCGGCGCCGCGTTCGTGATCCGCCTCCCCCACGCCGACGAGCAGGAGCGCGACGATGCCGCCCTCGCGGCGCTCGCCGCCCAGCGCCGGTAG
- the hrpB gene encoding ATP-dependent helicase HrpB, translating into MSIEGGVELRCNAPEARRLWGASGAATARSYDVSRPPSPLPVDAVLPELLAALRQRRTAVLQAPPGAGKTTRVPPALLGAVRGRILVLEPRRLAARAAARRMAFERGESVGQTVGYRVRGESQTSGATRIEVVTEGILTRMLLADPGLDGVGAVVFDEVHERSLAGDLGLALAIQARELLRPDLWILAMSATLDGERFAKLLGEGVSGPSPVANTASGGSASPHPSLSRIPHPSSLAPIITAEGRAFPVETVHLGPPQDRRRTPEAVAAAVHRALSEGASGAGTGVLAFLPGAGEIRQTEEILARGLPRDVDLHALYGALPPAEQDAAVAPAPRQRRKVVLATSIAETSLTIDGVVAVVDAGLARRPRFSPATGMQRLETVRVSRAEADQRRGRAGRTAPGVAYRLWSEAETAALQDFAPPEILRADLAPLALDLASWGAAPDELRWLDPPPETQFETARGLLRMLGALDDAGALTDHGRAMARLPVHPRLAHMLIASGSPLAADVAAILGERDILRSSGPKAPDADLGLRLDALRSRDALRSFRGLSVARGALHAARKEAGRLQRLASAPRGHADTRDAGRVLALAYPDRVAQRTAETPREVRYRLREGHTAILPATDPLADHEWLAVASLDDRVGAARIFLAAPLAPEDLEELFADQIIRESVVAWDDDGGRVSARKVERLGALILSEGPLAKPDPEAVQAALWDGVRARGLGALRWSKEATRLRQRLAFLFFHDDAAPEASGKSAWPDVSDDSLLDSLSDWLAPFARGAKSLGDLARADLHTALDALIPWDRRRDLDRLAPERLPVASGANIALDYSTPEAPVLAVKLQETFGMEDTPRVLGGRVPVVMHLLSPARRPVQVTTDLASFWREGYFDVRKDLRGRYPKHPWPEDPLTATATARTKRRR; encoded by the coding sequence TTGAGCATAGAGGGGGGCGTGGAGCTAAGGTGCAACGCGCCAGAGGCCCGTCGGTTGTGGGGCGCCTCTGGCGCGGCGACGGCCCGATCTTACGACGTGTCCCGCCCTCCTTCCCCGCTCCCCGTCGACGCTGTTCTGCCAGAGCTTCTGGCGGCGCTGCGCCAGAGGCGGACGGCCGTGCTGCAGGCGCCCCCGGGCGCGGGCAAGACCACGCGCGTGCCGCCGGCGCTGCTCGGTGCGGTCCGGGGACGCATCCTCGTGCTGGAGCCACGGCGGCTGGCCGCGCGGGCCGCGGCGCGGCGCATGGCGTTCGAGAGGGGCGAGAGCGTGGGCCAGACCGTCGGCTACCGCGTGCGCGGCGAGAGCCAGACCTCTGGCGCGACGCGCATCGAGGTCGTCACCGAGGGCATCCTGACGCGGATGCTGCTGGCAGACCCCGGCCTGGACGGCGTTGGCGCGGTCGTCTTCGACGAGGTCCACGAGCGGAGCCTGGCCGGCGACCTCGGGCTCGCCCTAGCGATCCAGGCCCGCGAGCTCCTGCGGCCGGACCTGTGGATCCTCGCGATGAGCGCCACGCTGGACGGGGAGCGGTTCGCAAAACTGCTCGGGGAAGGGGTCAGCGGCCCGTCGCCCGTCGCAAATACGGCCTCTGGCGGCTCCGCATCCCCGCATCCTTCTTTATCCCGCATCCCGCATCCCTCCTCTCTCGCGCCCATCATCACCGCCGAGGGCCGCGCGTTTCCGGTCGAGACCGTGCACCTCGGGCCGCCGCAGGATCGCCGGCGGACGCCAGAGGCCGTCGCAGCCGCGGTGCATCGCGCGCTGAGCGAGGGCGCCTCTGGCGCAGGGACCGGCGTGCTCGCGTTTCTGCCCGGGGCGGGCGAGATCCGCCAGACAGAGGAGATCCTCGCCCGAGGCCTGCCGCGCGACGTGGACCTGCACGCGCTCTACGGCGCGCTCCCGCCCGCCGAACAGGACGCGGCCGTGGCGCCCGCGCCGCGCCAGAGGCGGAAGGTCGTCCTCGCGACGAGCATCGCCGAGACGAGCCTGACCATCGACGGCGTCGTGGCGGTCGTGGATGCCGGGCTCGCGCGGCGCCCGCGGTTCTCGCCCGCGACCGGGATGCAGCGGCTGGAAACTGTCCGCGTGAGCCGTGCAGAGGCCGACCAGCGCCGCGGCCGCGCCGGACGAACGGCCCCTGGCGTGGCCTACAGGCTGTGGAGCGAGGCCGAGACCGCCGCCTTGCAGGACTTCGCGCCGCCCGAGATCCTCCGCGCCGACTTGGCGCCTCTGGCGCTCGATCTCGCGAGTTGGGGCGCCGCGCCCGACGAACTCCGCTGGCTGGACCCGCCGCCCGAGACGCAGTTCGAGACCGCCAGAGGCCTCTTGCGGATGCTCGGCGCGCTGGACGACGCGGGCGCGCTCACCGACCACGGCCGCGCGATGGCGCGCCTCCCGGTCCACCCGCGCTTGGCGCACATGCTGATCGCGTCCGGTTCGCCTCTGGCGGCGGACGTGGCGGCCATCCTGGGCGAGCGCGACATCCTGCGCTCATCCGGACCCAAAGCGCCCGACGCCGACCTGGGCCTGCGTCTCGACGCGCTCCGATCGCGCGATGCGCTGCGGTCGTTCCGCGGCCTCTCGGTCGCCAGAGGCGCCTTGCACGCCGCGCGAAAGGAGGCCGGCCGCCTGCAACGGCTGGCATCCGCACCCAGAGGCCACGCCGACACCCGCGACGCCGGCCGCGTCCTCGCGCTCGCCTACCCCGACCGCGTGGCGCAGCGCACCGCCGAGACCCCGCGCGAGGTCCGCTACCGTCTGCGCGAAGGCCACACCGCCATCCTGCCCGCGACCGATCCTCTGGCGGACCACGAGTGGCTCGCGGTCGCGTCGCTGGACGACCGCGTCGGTGCCGCGCGCATCTTTCTCGCCGCGCCTCTGGCGCCAGAGGACCTAGAGGAATTGTTCGCGGACCAGATCATCCGCGAGAGCGTCGTCGCGTGGGACGATGACGGGGGCCGCGTGAGCGCGCGGAAGGTGGAGCGGCTGGGCGCGCTCATCCTCTCCGAAGGGCCTCTGGCGAAGCCGGACCCCGAGGCCGTGCAGGCCGCGCTGTGGGACGGCGTCCGCGCCCGAGGCCTCGGCGCGCTGCGCTGGAGCAAAGAGGCCACGCGCCTCCGCCAGAGGCTGGCGTTCCTGTTTTTCCACGACGATGCCGCGCCAGAGGCGTCCGGGAAATCAGCGTGGCCGGACGTGTCCGACGACTCGCTTCTCGACTCGCTCTCTGACTGGCTCGCGCCCTTCGCCAGAGGTGCCAAATCCCTCGGCGACCTTGCGCGCGCCGACCTCCACACCGCGCTCGACGCCCTCATCCCATGGGACCGCCGCCGCGACCTCGACCGCCTCGCGCCGGAGCGGCTGCCCGTGGCCTCTGGCGCCAACATCGCGCTGGACTACTCCACGCCAGAGGCTCCCGTCCTGGCGGTGAAGCTGCAGGAGACGTTCGGCATGGAGGACACGCCGCGCGTGCTGGGTGGCCGCGTGCCCGTCGTGATGCACCTCCTCAGCCCCGCCCGGCGCCCCGTCCAGGTGACGACGGATCTCGCGAGCTTCTGGCGCGAGGGCTACTTCGACGTGCGGAAGGACCTGCGCGGGCGCTACCCCAAGCACCCGTGGCCGGAGGACCCACTCACGGCCACCGCCACGGCGCGGACCAAGCGGCGACGGTAG